The following proteins are encoded in a genomic region of Desulfosporosinus youngiae DSM 17734:
- the scfA gene encoding six-cysteine ranthipeptide SCIFF has protein sequence MAKHIQTIVKANLSATVKTGGCGKCQTSCQSACKTSCTVGNQVCVK, from the coding sequence ATGGCAAAACACATTCAGACAATTGTTAAAGCAAATCTAAGTGCTACCGTGAAAACCGGTGGGTGTGGCAAGTGCCAGACCTCTTGTCAGTCTGCTTGTAAGACGTCGTGCACAGTTGGAAACCAAGTGTGTGTTAAATAA
- a CDS encoding magnesium transporter, with protein MEDLKVLGEFYFSQLLNKPIRDAEGRRIGRLLDLAIRWDGVSPHVTGIRYTKGIHDLIPIKLVSSWDQNDMRLNITFDPRLTCPLQEDETFIGKWLLDKQIIDLEGSRLVRVNDISLSWVSHEQQNYMVLLAVDIGVRGLFRRLGVEFLLSRIENKFVGSQYIKPLENRTSALQLTREKEQLRQLHPADIADLIEDMDYKQRADFLNVLDSQQAIDALAEMELDTQVEVITQMDEERASDILEEMPPDEAADILSELSSEKSEELLSLMESDDAEDVRELMQYEENTAGSLMTTEYIGLPIWITAEQAINELRRLAPEAETIYYLYVVDEQETLEGVLSLRELIIASPETTLKDLMHTKIVKISPYDDHQKVADLIHKYGLLAVPVVNSEDQILGIITVDDVLELLMPDRPRVEIYSTLIARRRQAKGGHGE; from the coding sequence ATGGAGGACTTAAAAGTTCTGGGAGAATTTTATTTCAGTCAATTGCTGAATAAGCCTATTCGGGATGCAGAAGGCCGTCGAATTGGCCGCTTGCTGGACCTGGCTATACGTTGGGATGGTGTCTCCCCTCATGTTACAGGAATTCGATATACCAAAGGGATTCACGACTTAATTCCCATTAAATTAGTCTCTTCTTGGGATCAAAATGACATGCGTCTGAATATCACCTTTGATCCCCGGCTTACATGCCCTCTTCAGGAGGATGAAACATTTATCGGCAAATGGCTATTAGATAAACAGATCATTGATTTAGAAGGCTCAAGATTGGTACGGGTGAATGATATTTCGTTATCTTGGGTGTCTCATGAACAGCAGAACTATATGGTTCTGCTGGCAGTTGATATTGGTGTACGAGGCTTATTCCGCCGCTTGGGGGTTGAATTTCTCTTAAGCCGAATCGAGAATAAGTTTGTGGGCAGCCAGTATATCAAACCTCTCGAAAATCGAACCTCAGCCCTTCAGCTCACCAGGGAAAAAGAACAGCTTCGTCAGCTTCATCCCGCAGATATTGCAGATCTTATTGAAGACATGGACTATAAGCAGCGGGCGGATTTCCTTAATGTGCTGGATTCCCAACAAGCAATCGATGCCCTGGCTGAGATGGAATTAGATACTCAGGTTGAAGTGATTACTCAAATGGATGAGGAGCGGGCCTCTGATATCTTAGAAGAGATGCCCCCCGATGAAGCCGCAGATATTTTGAGCGAATTATCCTCAGAAAAATCCGAAGAACTTCTAAGCTTGATGGAATCGGACGATGCAGAAGATGTTCGGGAGTTAATGCAGTATGAAGAAAACACCGCCGGTTCTCTTATGACAACTGAATATATCGGCTTACCCATTTGGATTACTGCTGAACAGGCTATCAATGAATTGAGACGCTTGGCTCCGGAAGCTGAAACTATCTATTATCTTTACGTAGTGGACGAACAAGAAACCCTGGAAGGGGTCCTGTCTCTGCGGGAACTAATTATTGCTTCTCCTGAAACTACCTTAAAAGACTTAATGCACACCAAAATAGTGAAGATCTCTCCCTATGACGACCACCAAAAAGTCGCCGATCTGATCCATAAATATGGATTACTGGCTGTGCCTGTCGTGAATTCCGAGGATCAGATCTTAGGGATCATCACAGTGGATGATGTCTTGGAATTATTGATGCCGGATCGTCCTCGTGTGGAAATTTACTCCACCTTGATTGCCCGCCGACGCCAAGCGAAAGGAGGGCATGGTGAATGA
- a CDS encoding Nramp family divalent metal transporter — MNLKARFTLFFAIMGPGMVTAFADNDAGGIATYAAAGAKYGYSLIFTMLISTVLLAIAQEISARTGAVTGRGLSDLIRENYGVKWAFFAMSVLLIANLGTTASEFSGIATSFEIFGVSKYISVPIMAFIIWWLVIKTDYAKMEKILLFLCLTFFSYVISGIMVKPPWPHVFVESITPTLLGTPAFLLMVVGVIGTTITPWGQFYVQSSVVDKGITAQDYRYTRWDVLIGTFFTGFIAFFIIVSTAATLFENNIPIETAKDVALALKPLAGEYASLLFGFGLLGASMLAAFVLPLSTAYAVCEAFGFEHGISKSHKEAPVFFSLYTVLIVLGAAIVLWPGLSLYHVMLTTQVVNGILLPPILIFMVLIASKKSIMGDYANSKFFNIISWTFTLILVLLSLLLLLSTLFPEFITSFLELLEF; from the coding sequence ATGAACCTAAAAGCACGTTTCACCTTGTTTTTTGCCATCATGGGGCCAGGAATGGTCACCGCCTTTGCGGATAATGATGCCGGCGGAATTGCAACTTACGCCGCTGCAGGCGCTAAATATGGCTATTCACTTATCTTTACCATGCTTATCAGCACTGTACTTCTGGCCATAGCCCAAGAAATCTCCGCTCGTACAGGAGCCGTTACCGGCCGGGGACTCTCCGACTTAATACGGGAAAATTATGGAGTGAAATGGGCATTTTTTGCAATGAGTGTCCTCCTGATAGCCAACCTGGGGACAACTGCCTCGGAATTTTCCGGGATAGCCACTAGTTTTGAAATTTTTGGTGTGAGTAAATATATATCCGTTCCAATCATGGCTTTTATTATCTGGTGGCTTGTTATCAAGACCGACTATGCCAAAATGGAGAAAATTCTGTTGTTCCTCTGCTTGACCTTCTTTAGTTATGTCATTTCGGGCATTATGGTCAAACCCCCCTGGCCTCATGTCTTCGTAGAATCCATTACGCCCACCCTTTTGGGTACCCCTGCCTTTCTGCTAATGGTGGTCGGCGTGATTGGAACGACCATTACTCCTTGGGGACAGTTCTATGTTCAGTCTTCCGTCGTGGATAAGGGGATCACAGCCCAGGATTATCGCTACACACGCTGGGATGTTCTGATCGGAACATTTTTTACCGGGTTCATTGCCTTCTTTATTATTGTGTCCACTGCGGCTACGCTTTTTGAGAATAATATTCCCATTGAAACTGCCAAGGATGTTGCCCTCGCCCTAAAACCTTTGGCTGGCGAGTATGCCAGTTTGCTTTTTGGCTTTGGATTGCTTGGGGCATCTATGCTGGCGGCTTTTGTACTGCCGCTGAGTACTGCCTATGCTGTTTGTGAAGCCTTTGGCTTTGAACATGGAATCAGTAAATCCCATAAAGAGGCCCCTGTCTTCTTCAGCTTATATACGGTTCTGATCGTCTTAGGGGCGGCGATCGTTTTATGGCCGGGTTTATCCTTATACCACGTCATGTTGACAACTCAAGTCGTTAATGGCATTCTTTTGCCCCCGATTCTCATCTTCATGGTCCTGATCGCCAGTAAGAAAAGTATTATGGGAGACTACGCTAATAGCAAGTTTTTTAATATTATATCCTGGACATTTACCTTGATCTTAGTGCTGCTTTCTCTGCTTTTGCTTCTATCAACGTTATTCCCCGAGTTTATTACCAGCTTTTTGGAGTTATTAGAATTTTAA
- a CDS encoding DUF421 domain-containing protein, translated as MGLGQLALELVIGFFSLLFMTRILGKTQITQLTAFDFISALIMGELLGNAIYDDDTGVTKILFAIAVWGLLIFAIQVVGQKSITLRNLFEGKPSLVIQKGVINRQELKKNRTNINELLTLLRDKDIFSVREVEYAILEPNGSLTVLRKPEFDTPTLKDLNIAVTKKSLPELLISDGKIINQALLNINKSTAWLEAELKQQGHDNPDNIFYAEWREEDGLYVIEKNQLNNGR; from the coding sequence ATGGGTTTAGGGCAATTAGCATTAGAACTTGTTATAGGATTTTTTAGTTTATTATTTATGACCAGGATTTTAGGTAAAACTCAAATTACCCAGCTTACGGCTTTTGACTTTATCTCAGCCTTAATTATGGGTGAGCTTCTAGGTAATGCCATCTATGATGATGACACGGGAGTCACGAAAATTCTATTTGCCATCGCTGTTTGGGGCCTCCTGATCTTTGCCATACAGGTCGTGGGACAAAAGTCCATTACATTAAGAAATCTTTTCGAAGGCAAACCTTCCTTAGTCATTCAAAAAGGGGTCATTAACCGCCAAGAGCTTAAAAAAAATCGTACGAATATTAATGAGCTTTTAACCTTATTAAGGGATAAGGATATTTTCTCCGTTCGAGAAGTTGAGTACGCTATACTCGAACCCAATGGGTCTTTAACCGTTTTGCGGAAACCTGAATTCGATACCCCTACACTTAAAGATCTCAATATTGCTGTCACTAAAAAGTCCCTGCCTGAGCTTCTTATCAGTGATGGAAAAATAATCAACCAAGCCTTGCTGAATATCAACAAAAGCACGGCTTGGCTTGAGGCTGAGCTAAAACAGCAAGGGCATGATAATCCAGATAACATTTTCTATGCTGAATGGAGAGAGGAAGACGGTTTATATGTTATAGAAAAAAATCAGTTAAACAATGGCCGTTAA
- a CDS encoding DUF3102 domain-containing protein gives MLLYISVKIGGHLTEAKSMVNHGVWGQADCRPRGQSKFGIGSEFERRRGLLLRLLPWSYGSLRL, from the coding sequence GTGCTGCTTTACATCTCAGTCAAGATCGGAGGGCACCTGACGGAGGCTAAATCCATGGTCAATCATGGAGTATGGGGCCAAGCTGACTGCCGACCCAGAGGACAGTCCAAATTCGGAATCGGTTCCGAATTTGAACGGCGAAGGGGTCTGCTTCTAAGGCTTCTACCATGGTCTTATGGATCTTTGAGGCTCTAG
- a CDS encoding DUF6979 family protein, with protein sequence MNKYGQAAIKAVDLIESKHANTPEAAWEMATIEIFGEGTSGQSKGCPRSTFLALCETGKVKGIKSGVYISAKENKEYAVKALKLLVDNPSLSNDKKTLWNETKGGIKKSHNSQMDVVLALWNEGFIII encoded by the coding sequence ATGAATAAGTATGGACAAGCTGCCATTAAAGCGGTTGATTTAATAGAATCAAAACATGCAAACACACCAGAAGCCGCATGGGAAATGGCAACGATAGAGATTTTTGGCGAAGGGACATCCGGTCAAAGCAAAGGGTGCCCAAGAAGTACTTTCCTAGCATTATGTGAGACGGGTAAAGTAAAAGGTATAAAGTCAGGCGTTTATATTTCAGCTAAGGAAAACAAAGAATATGCTGTCAAAGCACTGAAACTCCTTGTCGACAACCCGTCGCTTTCAAATGATAAGAAAACTCTTTGGAATGAAACAAAGGGTGGGATAAAGAAATCACACAATTCTCAGATGGATGTTGTGCTAGCTTTATGGAACGAAGGGTTCATTATAATTTAA
- a CDS encoding conserved phage C-terminal domain-containing protein — MIQFRFNADYVQRFDSLAARLGLNRTQVIRNLLSNDTILIDMIEEKAKTLQQITIEDVFGAKEGTPSIITIRLNKVFEERFNDLAAGLGINRVQVLRNLLSGDEILVSGVCKKAKTIKVRSLDAVKNEQNPSCQQPVNNIAVESFSTSQEHQKHQDGINLFSKFYGENEHTQSPLRRGRKKKILSDIDHSEERRLIIAHLNKMTGKNFGLDTKESLTAIDKMLEEGKKLDEFIRIIDNMVSVWLDDPKMNVRLCPETLFRPRHWEKYLNANSSSNGDIKQTGLKKKNDKYENFYL; from the coding sequence ATGATTCAATTTAGATTTAATGCTGACTACGTACAACGTTTTGATTCATTGGCAGCACGTCTTGGACTCAATAGAACCCAGGTGATTCGGAATTTATTATCTAACGATACTATTCTTATTGACATGATAGAAGAAAAGGCCAAAACCTTACAACAAATAACTATAGAAGATGTATTTGGAGCCAAAGAAGGGACACCTTCCATAATCACTATCAGGTTGAACAAGGTTTTTGAAGAGCGTTTTAACGATTTGGCCGCTGGCTTAGGTATTAACAGAGTTCAGGTCTTACGTAATCTGCTAAGTGGGGACGAGATTTTGGTTTCTGGCGTTTGTAAGAAAGCTAAGACTATTAAAGTACGGTCTCTTGATGCTGTGAAAAATGAACAGAATCCCTCATGTCAACAACCTGTAAATAATATTGCTGTAGAGTCTTTTAGCACCTCTCAAGAGCATCAGAAGCATCAAGATGGAATTAACCTTTTCTCAAAGTTTTATGGTGAGAACGAACATACTCAAAGCCCTTTAAGACGAGGCAGAAAGAAGAAAATTCTTTCGGATATTGACCACTCGGAAGAGAGACGACTAATTATAGCCCATCTAAACAAAATGACAGGTAAGAATTTCGGGCTAGATACTAAAGAGTCATTAACTGCAATAGACAAAATGCTTGAGGAAGGTAAAAAGCTAGACGAGTTCATTCGGATTATTGACAATATGGTTTCTGTGTGGCTAGATGATCCCAAGATGAACGTTCGACTTTGCCCTGAGACACTATTTCGTCCTAGACATTGGGAAAAATATCTGAATGCTAATTCATCCTCGAATGGCGATATAAAACAGACAGGATTAAAAAAGAAAAACGACAAGTACGAAAATTTCTATCTATAA
- a CDS encoding spore germination protein has translation MFWKKRKSGSDRKQNDPNKEVENTTLTLDTLKNIVVNMDDAEIIERQINPDHKVTLLYIRTLINQERLNDEIIEPLIHHSPAPIHECINVCKASKVNDLDEAQRQLMEGAILLRDRSEDQWLAIKLENPLSRSIESSETETILFGPKDSFSEQIEQNVTLIRRRLPLTKLKTEKFTVGSLTRTPIVLMYIEGLTNPELITIAKSKILTIDYDLFLDSSQVAAFMEDHVHSIFPQFQQTDRPDSCVYALGAGKLTILVGNTPFALIAPITFFDLFISPDDYIHRWLIGSFLRGVRFVSFFLSLTMIPLYVAINTHHYQMFPLQVLFVLLESRSKLPFTPFWEAFLMLIIIEIIIEASLRMPTKTGQTLGVIGGIVIGQASVEAGFASKVLIVTVGISTIASFLVPNYLMVKANRLLLFAFMLLSSILGIFGMALGFIIVLVHLNGLTSLKQPYFAPIAPLHMSDWKDLFIRAPLQWIKTRPVSLYPLQKWRSSRRR, from the coding sequence ATGTTTTGGAAAAAGAGGAAAAGTGGAAGCGACCGGAAACAAAATGACCCTAACAAGGAAGTTGAAAATACAACTTTAACACTAGATACTCTGAAAAACATTGTGGTGAACATGGATGATGCAGAAATCATTGAACGTCAAATTAATCCAGACCATAAGGTTACACTTCTGTATATAAGAACGTTGATTAATCAAGAACGTTTGAATGATGAAATTATTGAACCGTTGATCCATCATTCTCCAGCCCCTATTCACGAATGTATAAACGTTTGTAAAGCATCGAAAGTCAATGACTTAGATGAGGCTCAGAGGCAACTGATGGAGGGGGCGATACTTCTTCGTGATCGTAGTGAGGACCAATGGTTGGCCATTAAACTAGAAAATCCATTAAGCCGTTCCATTGAATCCTCTGAAACGGAAACCATTTTATTCGGTCCAAAAGATAGCTTTAGTGAACAAATAGAACAAAATGTTACACTGATTCGAAGGCGGCTACCACTGACGAAACTCAAAACGGAAAAGTTCACAGTCGGTTCTCTAACTAGAACACCGATTGTACTTATGTACATTGAGGGATTGACTAATCCTGAATTAATTACCATTGCGAAAAGTAAAATTCTTACTATTGATTATGATTTGTTTTTAGATTCATCTCAAGTTGCCGCGTTTATGGAGGATCACGTTCATAGTATCTTCCCCCAATTCCAACAGACAGACCGTCCGGACTCATGTGTTTATGCTTTGGGCGCCGGAAAACTCACGATTTTGGTTGGCAATACTCCATTTGCATTAATTGCCCCTATCACATTTTTTGATCTCTTTATCTCTCCCGACGATTATATCCATCGATGGCTGATTGGAAGTTTTTTGCGTGGCGTTCGCTTTGTAAGCTTTTTTCTTTCGCTGACCATGATCCCTCTCTATGTCGCTATAAACACACATCATTATCAAATGTTTCCCCTTCAAGTGCTATTCGTTTTATTAGAATCCAGAAGCAAATTGCCTTTTACCCCATTTTGGGAAGCATTTCTAATGTTAATCATAATCGAAATCATAATTGAAGCCAGTCTTCGAATGCCTACGAAGACTGGACAAACTTTAGGAGTAATTGGCGGGATTGTCATTGGGCAGGCTTCTGTTGAAGCCGGATTTGCAAGTAAAGTGTTAATTGTCACAGTAGGTATTTCCACAATTGCTTCGTTTTTAGTTCCCAATTATCTGATGGTCAAAGCTAACAGGCTACTTTTATTTGCTTTTATGCTACTTTCGTCAATTCTTGGAATATTTGGTATGGCACTTGGGTTCATTATAGTTCTCGTTCATTTGAATGGGCTTACATCACTGAAACAGCCTTACTTTGCCCCAATTGCTCCTTTACATATGAGCGATTGGAAGGATCTTTTTATTCGCGCACCCTTGCAGTGGATCAAGACGCGTCCTGTTTCTTTATATCCCCTGCAGAAATGGCGATCCAGCCGAAGGAGATGA
- a CDS encoding GerAB/ArcD/ProY family transporter — MPSPSLFEKSSPFSGVYFMLMVNRMQMLYYFIIMPRHLVHPYMIMGIMAVGILSQVNLMLLSKWFSSDFSVQGYQGFVQLLGERTVRVFAFLGLFLILLRITVMTLGFVEIAHQYIFPSMTSNWLILSIFIVCFYLASQGMENTIRFVVIAFLSTIWMVIIYYSFFFPPIASMHDLYPLMPPEWSAISWKGLLLVWSSLSGVEFLVCLTPWLRPKQKMLKYLTIGNTISVLEYLVLFISSLLFFGSNYLDKTKYPVLDMVRYLQFPAYERIDIVLISVHLFVLVFVNSIFILLFYGAIRILLGKGVRQTTRMGFAASFIIILVSILVINEWFWKSGEEQNIWLNLQIGVGAFTYLLVPAFLLVATKLKGRFKV; from the coding sequence TTGCCCTCACCTTCGTTATTTGAAAAATCGTCTCCCTTTAGCGGCGTTTATTTCATGTTGATGGTCAATCGAATGCAAATGCTTTACTATTTTATAATCATGCCGAGGCATTTAGTTCATCCTTATATGATTATGGGGATTATGGCCGTAGGAATCTTGTCGCAAGTTAATTTGATGCTGTTATCCAAGTGGTTTTCATCTGATTTTTCAGTGCAGGGTTATCAAGGATTCGTGCAGCTATTAGGTGAAAGGACGGTTAGAGTATTTGCTTTTCTTGGTTTGTTTCTAATCTTGCTCAGAATAACTGTAATGACACTGGGATTTGTGGAAATCGCGCACCAATATATATTTCCCTCGATGACTTCCAATTGGTTAATTCTTTCCATCTTTATAGTCTGCTTTTACCTAGCCTCTCAAGGGATGGAGAATACCATACGTTTTGTTGTGATCGCATTTCTAAGTACAATTTGGATGGTGATCATATATTATTCATTTTTCTTTCCGCCGATTGCTTCTATGCATGATTTATATCCTTTGATGCCGCCGGAATGGTCGGCAATTTCTTGGAAAGGGTTGTTATTGGTTTGGTCCTCACTGTCAGGAGTTGAATTTTTGGTATGTTTGACTCCTTGGCTAAGGCCAAAGCAAAAGATGCTAAAATACTTGACGATCGGCAATACGATCTCAGTCTTAGAATATCTAGTCTTATTTATATCATCGCTATTATTTTTTGGTTCCAATTACTTAGACAAAACGAAGTATCCTGTACTTGATATGGTTCGGTACCTGCAATTTCCTGCCTATGAACGAATTGATATAGTTTTGATCTCGGTCCATCTGTTTGTCCTTGTATTTGTTAACTCAATTTTCATTTTATTATTTTATGGGGCTATCCGAATCCTCTTGGGAAAAGGGGTGCGACAGACCACACGAATGGGTTTTGCGGCAAGTTTTATAATAATTCTTGTAAGTATCCTCGTAATCAATGAGTGGTTCTGGAAATCCGGCGAAGAACAGAACATTTGGCTGAACCTTCAGATTGGAGTAGGAGCATTCACCTACCTTTTAGTTCCGGCCTTCCTTCTGGTAGCCACTAAACTGAAGGGGCGTTTCAAAGTATGA
- a CDS encoding Ger(x)C family spore germination protein, whose product MTHIKRVVLLMIIINIVFLSGCSSFFVENNTVEEIAPVIFWSIQEGESGKLKISTLVPPLINEKKSMLTLQVNLLKQGRKDFNLVYYRELKSGQLRMLFISEELAKKGILPLIDTLLTDPDISQRLYLVVIKGNFDDYIRNQVDKQENLDYFLYRMLKHYETKNQGDITVINLHQFLKRLYSPFSDPILPVFKVNKENFIYNGTAFFKDDKLVATISDMNDQILQLLNNDYYLKLLPIPSLAVSLGQIRSKVIIKLAPDYSSISIKVNLVGRIEEYRGDKNIVDSDELEDLNQEIKSYLEKQTTALLQKMQQWKVDPLQVGTHSLTPFSQPIKDEEWLRKWGNMELQINYQLDLQTMTNVNK is encoded by the coding sequence ATGACGCATATAAAACGAGTAGTTTTATTGATGATAATAATAAATATCGTCTTTTTGAGCGGATGTTCTTCTTTTTTTGTGGAGAACAATACGGTCGAAGAAATCGCTCCTGTTATTTTCTGGTCTATCCAAGAAGGTGAGTCAGGTAAATTGAAAATAAGCACATTGGTGCCGCCATTGATCAATGAGAAGAAAAGTATGCTCACCCTTCAAGTTAATCTATTAAAACAGGGAAGAAAGGACTTTAATTTAGTTTATTATCGCGAATTGAAATCAGGACAACTCAGAATGTTGTTTATCAGCGAAGAGCTTGCCAAAAAAGGGATTCTTCCCCTTATCGACACCCTTCTCACAGATCCCGATATCTCCCAACGGCTCTATCTCGTGGTCATCAAAGGAAATTTTGATGATTACATCAGAAATCAAGTAGATAAACAAGAAAACCTAGATTATTTTCTTTATCGCATGCTTAAACATTATGAAACAAAAAATCAAGGGGATATCACTGTAATTAATTTGCATCAATTCTTGAAACGGTTGTACTCTCCATTTTCAGATCCCATACTGCCTGTTTTTAAAGTTAACAAAGAAAATTTCATCTACAATGGAACTGCCTTTTTCAAGGATGACAAATTAGTTGCAACCATCAGCGACATGAATGATCAAATTCTCCAACTCCTTAATAACGATTATTACCTCAAACTCTTACCGATTCCGTCCTTAGCCGTCTCTTTAGGTCAGATTCGTTCAAAGGTTATTATAAAATTAGCTCCAGACTACTCGTCAATTTCAATTAAGGTGAATTTGGTTGGCAGAATCGAGGAGTACCGGGGGGATAAAAATATAGTCGATAGTGACGAATTAGAGGACCTTAATCAAGAGATCAAATCCTATTTGGAAAAACAAACAACTGCGTTACTACAGAAAATGCAACAGTGGAAAGTTGATCCTTTACAAGTGGGGACACACTCGCTTACCCCCTTCTCGCAACCAATCAAGGACGAAGAGTGGTTAAGGAAATGGGGGAATATGGAATTACAGATCAATTATCAGCTTGATCTCCAAACAATGACGAATGTGAACAAATAA